The stretch of DNA GCGGCGAGGACCTCGTCGCTCACGAGGAACGAATCGTGCGTGAGCAGCACGATCTCGTCGGGCGCCGACGAGCAGGCGGCCGCAACGACGAAGGCGACGGCGGCGAGCGCCAGCAGCCGCCTCATTCTCGGCCTCCATGCACGACCAGGAGCACCCCTCGTCTCACTCGAACGGAGGCGGCGGTCCCCATCAGCTCGTTGCTGATGCCTCTCGTCGATCCCGCCTCCAGGGTCTCGTTCTCGAGGGACCACCGCAGCCCTGTCGTGGTCACCCCGTGTGCGTCACCCGCAGCCGCCAGGAGCGAGACGGTGTCGCCGGCCGTTCCTTCGATGTGCACCGGCACCTCCTGCCTCGCCACCCGGATCCTGGTCCCGGCGACCCACCATTCCACATCGATCGTCGAGAAGCGCTCGGCCGTCAGCACGAGGGCGTTGCCGAGCAGGTGGTCGACCCGGCCGCCGTAGCCCCCGACGACGATGACCGATCGGCACTCCATCTGCAGTGCTCGGTCGAGAGCGAGCTCGATGTCCGTGGCGTCCTTGTCGGCCGGGTGGCGCTCGATCTCGGCTCCTGCCGACGCCGCCTCTTCCAGCATGGTCGGGTCGACGGAGTCCATGTCGCCGATCACGACCGTCGGGGCGACGCCGAGGACACGCGCCTGGGCGAGCCCCGAGTCCGCTGCGATCACCGCGGCCAGCTCCGGGAGCCGCGCCCTGAGCCGCCCGTCCGCCCTGTCGCCTCCCACGAGCACGAGGGCGACCGGCGAGGTGGCCTGCGAGATGCCATGGTGATCGTTCGGCGCTTGCGCTTCCACTCGCTTCCTCCGCTGGTATTACCCAGGTCAGGTTCCACGGGTCGGCTGCCTGTCGCCGGCAGCCCTCTCAGCTCGCCATCGAGCTCCCCGGGGTGGGACGCCTCCCATCGTACTCGTGCTTCGCCCGGAAATCCCCATCACGAAGCCGTTGACATGATGACATCAGTATGACATCATATCTATGTCAAGACGGAGTCAAGGGAGGAGTCGACGTGATCTGGTACAACAACCCCGACATGGTGAAGGCGATCCACGAGCAGATGACCCACGAGCGCATGCGGGCGGTCGAGCGTCGCAGGCTGCTGCGCCTCGTGATCGACCACGAGGAGCCGGCTGCCTGATGGACCTCACGGGTGTCATCGCGCAGGTCGAAGCCGCCGCCACCGCCCAGCTCGACTTGGCGTCAGGCGACCCTGCCGTCGAGGAGGCCGGGGCCGCCATCCTCGCCGCACTCGGCCCGGCGCTGCGCCAGGCAGCAATCCAACTGGCCGAGCTGGCGGCGATCGAGGTTGCGGCGCAGCTCGAGAGCATGTCGATCGACGTGGTGATCCGAGATGGCGAGCCGAGCCTCGTCGTACGGAGCACCGAGCCCGCCGCCCCATTCTCGGGCGACGACCTCGAGGCCCGCATCACGGTGAGGCTTCCCGAGCGGCTCAAGATGGAGCTCGAAGAGGCTGCGGGCGAGCTCGGTGACTCTGTCAACGCCTACGTCATCAAGCGTTTGGCAACGAGCTCTGGCGTGAAGCGACGCGGCAACCGCGTCACCAAGACGTTCAGGACATGACGGACCAGCGACAGGAGCTCGTGGTCGACGGCCCCGCCGTGCTCGACGTCACGACGTACTCGGGGGACATCGTTCTGTCCGACGGCCAAGAAGGCGTCCTGACGGTCCGCGTCTCGGGTAACGGCGCCGATCGCTTCACGATCGAGCAGCGAGGTAACGTCGTCGCCGTCGCACCCGACGGCGACGGAAGGGGCTTGGGGAGGCGAACCTCAGCGGGCGTGACGGCCGAGGTGCCGCGCCGAACCGAGGTCGAACTGCGGTCTTCGTCGGGCAACGTGATCGTGCAGACGACGGTCGGCAGCGCCAAGATCCAGGTCGCGAGCGGCGACGTCAAGATGCGCCAAACGACGGGTGACGTGTCCGTCAAGTCGGCGTCGGGCGATCTCTACCTCGGTTCCATCGGCGGAGCATTACGGGCCCAGTCGGCCTCGGGGGACGTTCGCGCCGACGACGTCGGCGGCGATTGCATGGCGCTCGTCGCCAGTGGGGACATCTTCATCGGATCCGTCGCCGGGCGGATCGACGTGAAGACTGCCAGCGGCGACGCCACGTTCCGGGACGTGCAGGGCGACGACTTCGTCGCCAAGACTCTCTCAGGCAACGTTCGCATCGGAGTACCGGGGCGACGCATCGTCGAGGTCGATCTCCACGCACTGTCCGGGTCGATCAAGAGCAACCTGACGGAGCGCGACTCCGGCGCCGCAGACAAGACCCTGACGATCACTGTGAACACGGTGTCCGGCGACGTCTATCTGCTCGACGCCTGACTGCCGGCTCACGCACCCGGCGGGTCCCCGGCGGACTCGATCCAATCGTCGACGTGCTGCCACGTCTCCAGCAGCCAGGCGACGCGCTCCTGGCGCGCCTTCGGGATGTCGGAAGCGGCGATTCGCCACAACTCGATGCGCACCGTGCGCCCGACGAGGCTCCCCGACCAGATGTCCCGCAGGGTCGCGAACCCACCGAGACCCTCGTGGGCGCAGACAACGACATCCGCACCGGAGTCGAGCAGCGTGAGGACGCCGCCGAGACGCGGTGGCATCACGTTGCGAAGCCGCGAGGCCGCCGCGTGCATCGCGGGGTCGGATGCGGCGAGGCGCTCGAGCGCCCTGGCCCTGCGCTCCTCGGAGAACCGGGTGCCTTCCGGGAAGATCAGCACCCCTTCGTCCTCTCGCAGCCCGACGGTCATCGCCTTGATGCGTCTCAGCTCGCCTCTCGGATCCTTGGAGTCCCTGTCGACGAAGTAGTTCGGGAGGCGGTTGCCGCCGACGTCCAACGCCGGCTGCCCGAGTAGCTCCTTCTTGATGATCCATCGCAGCTTGATGCCCGCCTGGTCCGTGAGCAAGACGGCGGGAAGGAGGTTGTCGATGATGCTGGCGTGACGGAACATGGCGATGATCGGGCCGGGGGCGGCATTCTCGAGCCCAACGACCCGCAGGTCGAGGTCGAACAGACGCTGCACGGCTCCGAGCAGGGTGCTCGCCCATTGGCATTGGACGGCCCAGCCACGATCGACCATCCATCGCTGCCTGGCTCCGAACCCTGCCGCCACCCACTGGCCGAAGAACCGGGTGATGCCCCACAGCTCGGCGGCCAGGTAGACCCAGGCGAACGCCACCATTCGCAGCGCCATCGCCGGCTTGCCGAAGAGAGCGAACCGGATGGCGTCGACGAGGGCGGCGAGGGCGGCCACCGCGGGAGCAGCAACGGTGAGCACCACGAAGAGCAGGACGGATCGCGGGATGGTGACGATCCTCCGCCTGAAGCGCTCGGAGCGAGATTCTTGGATGTCGGCCATCGGATCACAGCCAAGATAGGACGTCGGAAGCCCCCGTTCCGCCTGCGTTGGCGGTCGGCGGCGAGGTCCTCATGGTAATTTTCAGCACCCTCCCCCAGGTTGACCACCCCGCCATGGACAGCACACCGATCCGCGACTGGCCGCTCGATGGTGTCGACCGCCCGTTCGTGATCGGGATTGCGGGCGGCTCGGGATCCGGCAAGACGACGATCGCCGAGGTCGTCGTCGAGAGCGTCGGCTCGGGCGACGTCGTGCTCATCCCGCACGATGCGTACTACCGCCACGCCCCACACCTGCCGTTCGACGAGCGGACCAAGGTCAACTACGACCACCCGGACTCCCTCGAGACCGAGCTGCTCATCCACCACGTGGAGGAGCTGCGAGCGGGGAACGGCATCGACAGGCCGGTCTACGACTTCGCCGAGCACCTGCGGACGGCCGGCACGATCCGCATCGAGCCCAAGCCGGTCGTGCTGATCGAGGGGATCCTCGTGCTCGCCGAGCCGGAGCTCCGCAAGGTCATGGACCTCAAGATCTACATCGACACCGACGCCGACCTGCGTGTCCTGCGCAGGCTCGGGCGCGACCTCATCGAGCGGGGTCGCACCGTCGAGTCGGTGACCAAGCAGTACCTGGCGACCGTGCGGCCGATGCATCTGCAGTTCGTCGAACCTTCGAAGCGCTACGCCGACATCATCGTGCCGGAGGGTTACAACGAGGGCGCCGTCGGCACCGTCACGTCGATGATTCGCGACGTTCTCGCCGGGCGCTCAGTTCGGGCTCCAGTGACGCCACGAGGCGATCGACCACCGGAATGATCGAAGCGGCGAAGACGGCGTGGCCTTCGCCGCTGGCGTGGAACTGATCGGCGGCGAAGATCTCGGGGTCGCCACGGTCGAACCGCTCCCACAACGGTCCCCACGTCGTGCTCTTCAGCACGCCGGGATTACGGGCGGCCACCCTGGCGATCGCCCGGTCGAAGGCCCGGGCTCGCACCGTGCCGATCGATCGGACGAAGGTCGGTAGGCGCGGGATGGTGCCGATGTCTCCGACGCCGCACAGCCCCACCGCGGAGACCCGGGCGGCCAGGCGCCTCACCACGTCGTCGAGGTCGCGCTCGTAGACGGCGATCGTCGTGCCGCGCAACGCGTCGTTGGCACCCACCGATACGAGTGCGATGTCGGCGGGTGCTGCCAAAGCCGCCGACAGCTGGTCGCGCAGCACGTCGGACACCTTCGCCCCTCCGACTGCGACACTGCGGAGTCGGACGCGGTATCGGTCTGCGAGATGGTTGGCGACCCTGCGGGGCCAGGCGGCGTCGAGCGGCTCGACCCCCGGCGCGGTCACCGAGCTGTCGCCGAGGACGACGATGTCGATCGACGGTGCATCGTGGGCGCCGACCTCGACGCTCGGATCCTGGTTCTCGAGGCTCGGCAGGTCGGGCCTGTGCGCCGCGTACAGGATCTCGCCGAGCATCGAGCCTGCGCCGCGCAACGGCCCGCGTATCCTTTTTCGCTTGTGCACATCCATGAGGACCTCTCCGAGCGGCGAGTCTATTCCCCTCCCGGGAGGTCCTGGATGGATTGACTACTCGTCGCTCACCTGCCCGGATCGGCGACGGGGGCAGGCCCCGTCACGACGAACGTGACGCGAAGCTCGATCCGCGACTTGAACGGGTCGTTGCTGCGGAAGGTGACGATGCCGTGATACTCGCCTGGGGAGAGGGTCTTCGACTTGAGGATCACCTTCACCTTCTGGCGCTCGCCCACCGCCACAGATCCCGCGGCCGGCTTCACCTTGATCCACTTGGCGTCGAATCCCGCCAGCGGCAGCTGGGCGTTCCCGACGTCCGGGATCCAGTCGGTCGGACCGAAGAAGTTGCCGATGACGCCCGCCACGTTCATCGTGCCGGTAGGTGCGACGAATGCTCCGGTCGGTACCGCGAACTCGACGGTCGTCCCGTCGACGTTCGCCGGGCCTTCCGCGATGAGCTCGAACGTGATGAGGTCGACGAGGAACACGACGCCTTCACCGACTGCGAAGAGGTCGATGAGGTACTCGGCGCCGATTTCCTGCTCAGGCAGCCCGAAGAACTCCTCGCCGGGAACTCCGGTCGTCGGGTCCTGGTCGGCATCGATGAGGACGTACCCTGCGAACTCGCCGACCGGGTCGACCATCTGCATCGTCATGACGATGTCGGTGTCCGTGAATGCCGCGTCGAGCAGCGTCACGTCGGGTGGTTCGAGAGCATCACCGGCCGGGTCCTCGGCGATGATGGTGCGGACCATCCCGGTCGTGTCGAGCTTCGGCAGCGGCCCGGAAGGCCGCAGGTTCGACCTGCCCCATTGCACCGGGCTCACCCGGATTCCCGATGACAGCAGTCTGGCAAGGCGAGACCCTGCGGGATCGGCGCTGTCGGTCGCCGTCCAGTCGAGGGGAAGGGTTCCGGTGTTCTTCACGCGCACCTTCGCCTTCACCCTCTCGTTCGGTCCTGCAGTCGCTTCGATCGAACGCGGCCGGATCCTCGCCCGTGCCGCGTCGAGCTCGAACGAGACGTCGACGACCGAGTCCGGCGGCAGCGTGACGGCTGCCGACGCCGTTCCGTAGAGCGGTGCGCTCGCATCGACCGTGTAGTCGCCCGAGAGCATGTTCAGCTCGTACGTCCCGTTCGCCTCCGTCGTCGTGTGGCGTCCACCAGGGTTGGTCGTGATGCTGGCGCCGGCGACCGGCTTGCCGTTGTTCACGTTGGTGACCGTGCCGACGAGCTTGGCGTCGGTGACGACTCGATAGCGCAGAGCCATCCCGGGCGACACGCTTGCAGAGTTGAAGCTGTACTCGAGGGCGTCGGTCGACGTGTCGTCCTCGATGCCGATCGTGGCATTGCTCCCGTTGCCGAGGACGTCGACGCCGTCTCCGTACAGCATGTCGATCACGCCGTTCTCCCACAGCTTGATCTCGAAGCTGCCGGGTCCCTCGCCCGAAAGCAGGCTGACGTTCTCCCACTCGACGACGACGCCGTCTACGTCGCCGCTCGTCAGGAACTGGTAGTCGATCGAAGCGTCACCGTCGATGAGCAGGTCCGTCCACAAGACATACGCCGCCGCGCTCGGGTCGAATCCGTCCGGGATCGGCCTGTGGAAGAAGTCGCTGAAGAACGGGTTGAGCAGGGCCACGTAGCCGTTCGTGTCGACGTAGAGCGTGTCGTACGTCTGACCGTAGTACTCGACCTCGAAGGGGAGGCGGAGCCTCCCGAACGAGTCGTCGCCGAAGAGCGCCGTCTGATTCTGAGCGTCGACCCACTGGAATGCGATCTCCTCGCAGCCGTGCCCGAACAGGTCGAGCTTCGGCTGCACGACGATCGACACCGGAGGCGTGCCCGGTCCGGCCACGTCGACGGTTGCAGGATCCGCCGCATCGCAGCCGATCACATGGGCCACGATCTCGTACGAGCCGGCCGGGAGCTCGAACGAGAAGCTCCCGCCCGAGTCGGTCACCACAGGATCGAGGGGCGTCCCGGTGACGCTGACGTCGATGCCTGCAAGGGGTGCCCCGCCGCGGCGCGTCACCGTGCCGGAGACGGTGAACCGGGGAGCTGCGTCGAGGGCAACGTCCACGGTCGTCGTCTCGTCCTTGACGACGGCCACTCCGGTGACCGTCGCCGACAGGTAGCCGAACGCTTCGACTGTGAGGTCATATGTGCCCTCGGGGAGCAGGACGGTGAACCGCCCGTCCTCGTCCGTCGGTAAGCCGGAGACGAGGCTGCCGTCGTCGATCGTGATCGTGGCGTGCTCGATGGGCTGCGAGGTGGCCGAGTCGGTCACCGTCCCGGTGAGCGTGCCGCCGTCGCGCGCCACGAGCGACGCCAGCGCGGCGTCGATCCGGCCATCGCCGTAGACGTTGTTCGGGTCCCCACTCGGGTCCCCGCCGCAGGTGTCGTCGAGGATGTCGTGCGCCGTCGACTCGAGGATGTCGATCGCCGTTGCCGTGTCGGCTTTCAACGTGGGATTGGCGCTCATGATCAACGCCAGGGTCCCCGTCGTGTGCGGCGCCGCCATCGACGTGCCCGAGAACGATGCGAATCCGTCGCCTGGGACGGAGGACACGACGTCGACTCCCGGTGCGGTCACGTTCGGGTTGACCTTTCCGAACGCCGAGGGCCCGCGGCCCGAGAAGTCGGCGATCAGGTCGTCGATGTCGGTGGCGCCGGCGCTGACGACGTTGTTGTAGTCGCCCGGCGACCCTCCCTGTTCGCAGTCGGGCCCCGGGTTCCCGGAGGCGAAGACCGGGACGATGCCTGCTGCGACCCACGCATCGACGATGTCCTGGTAGAACGGGTCGCCCGGTCCTCCCGACCATGAGTTGTTCACGATGTTCGGGGCCCTCGACGGATCGGGGTTTGCCCCGGTCAGGTCGGTCGGGGCGAGCATGAACTGCCCGGACGAGAGCAGGGCAGACTCGGAGCAGGAGAAGTCCTCGCATCCCTTGGCGGCGATCCAGGTGGCGCCGGGAGCAACGCCGACGTCCATGACGTACGGCCCCGGTCCGTCACCACCGACGGCGGTACCCATCGTGTGGGTTCCGTGCCCGTCGGGATCGGGGCATGGCACTGGACCGCACAGCCCGGTCGGGTCCCACCAGTTGTAGTTGTGGTCGAACGTCCCCCCACCGAGGTTGCCGCGGTAGTTGTCCACCAGGGCGGAGTGGGTGTGCTCGACGCCGCCGTCGATACCGCCGACGACGACACCCTGTCCGAGAATGCCCTCGGCCCACGCCTCGTCTGCGCCGATCTTCTCGATCCCCCACTCGGGTGTTGCGGCCGCCTTCGAGATGGCGACGGGCCGCAGCCGCGGGTAGAGACGCTCATGGCGCACTCGGGCGACGCCGTCGATCCCGGCGATGGAGTCTGCCAGCGCTCTGGTCCCTTCGAAGACCAACTCGTTGCGGAGCCAGAATCCCTCGAACTCGGCCCCGGCTCCCCGCAACGCGTCGATCACGGTGGCCTGGGAGCGCTCCGCGACCCGCACCAGCCTGGCGCGCACCGCGGTGATCCTGTCGACCCTGTCGGCGATGCGAGAGGTCGGTGTGAGGTCGGCGGAATCCTCGAACTCGACGACCCAGCGTGGGCCCTTGGCGACGTCGGACGAAGCGGTCTCGAATGGGCCGGTCGAGTCTGTCGACATGACGGTGAACTCGTCGTCCGCCAGTGCGATGACCGGAGTGACCGTCGCGGCCAAGGTGAGTGCGACGACGAACAGCAGCGCGAGCTTGCGCATCCTGGAGGTTCCTTCCTAATGCGACCCCCGGAGGGGTCCCCGTCCACGGTGCCGTCGGGCACCACCTCGTGGTCGGCTCAGGGCCTCCTCACCCAGTGCCGGCTCCCCCGATCAACCATTACACGCGCGATTCTACCGGTTCGCGAAATGTCGCGGAATGGTGAGGTTTTCCCACTCTGGGCGCGTGGAGGCCCCGCACCGGTCAGACATTGAAGCGGAAGTGGACGACGTCGCCCTCGGCGACGACGTAGTCCTTCCCTTCGAGGCGCCACCGACCGGCTTCCTTGGCACCCGCCTCCCCGCCGAACGCGATGAAGTCGTCGTATGCGACCACCTCGGCCCTGATGAACCCCTTGGCGAAGTCGGTGTGGATGGATCCGGCTGCGTCGACGGCGGTCGCCCCGGCGTGAACCGTCCACGCCCGGACCTCCTTCTCCCCGGCGGTGAAAAAGGTCCGCAGTCCCAGCAGCCGGTAAGCGGCGCGGACAACCCGGTCGAGGCCCGGCTCGTCCCACCCGAGGTCGCCGAGCAGCTCGTCGCGGTCTGCGCCGTCGAGGTCGGCCAGCTCCGCTTCGATCCCCGCAGCGATCACCACTACTTCTGCGCCCTCGGCAGCGGCACGCTCCGCCACCGCGCCGGCGAGCGGGTCATCGTCCGTCGCGTCGTCGTCGACATTGGCGACGTAGAGGGTCGGCTTGAGGGTGAGGAGGTGGAGCTCGGCGAGCACGACGCCATCGGCCGGCCCGAGGGTGAGCGAGCGAACCGGCTTCCCGTCGCCCAGGTGGGCATGGGCTCGCTGCAGTACCCCCACCGCCTTGGCGGCGGCGGTGTCCCCTGCCCTGGCGCGCCGCGCCAATCGGTCGAGCGCCTTCTCGACCGTGGCGAGGTCGGCGAGTGCCAGCTCCGTGGCGATGGTCTCGATGTCGCCGATCGGGTCGACCTTCCCTCCCAGGTGGACGACGTCCGGGTCGTGGAAACACCTCACGACGTGGGCGACGGCGTCCACCTCTCTGATGTGGGCGAGGAACTGGTTGCCGAGACCCTCACCGGTGGAAGCTCCCGAGACGAGGCCGGCGATGTCGGTGAACTCGATGGCCGTCGGGACGATCGACCGGGGATGCACGATGGCGGCGATCGCCGCCAGGCGACCGTCCGGCACGACGGCGATCCCGACGTTGGGCTCGATGGTCGCGAACGGGTAGTTCTCGGCGGTGACGCCCGCCGATGTGAGCGCGTTGAACAACGTCGACTTGCCGACGTTGGGGAGACCGACGATGCCGCACGTGATGCCCATGGAGGCCAGGAGACTACGTGCGCCGTCAGGCCGTCCATCCGCCGATCACCACCAACAGGAGCGAGCACGCGCGCCGGTTTCGTTCCGGTAGCGTGCCGTCGTGCATCACGCGAGACGTGCGCTGGTCTTGACCGTGGTGATGGCGGCCGTTGCGCTGGTGGGGGCGCCCGCGTCGGCCATCGGAGGCTCGGCCATCCCTGTCGGCTATGCCCTGTGCTCCGCTGAGGGTGACGCAACGGGTTTCGTCTGGTACGCCGACGACGTGAGCCTCGGCACGACGCGTCAGCGGTTCCTCGTCCACGATGGCGTCGTGTATCCCGCCCGCGTCGACGATTGCGCGGCGGCAGTCGCCTGCCTCGAGCTCGAGCCGGCGGCGAGTGGCAAGCTGGCGACGATCGTTGGGACGAGTGCTGCGGATGTGTTGCTCGGAACGCCGGGCCCAGACCTGATCGTGGGCGGCGCCGGAGACGACGAGATCGACGGGAGGGGCGGCGGCGACCTCGTCTGTGGAGAGGGCGGGGACGATCGCTTGCGAGGGGGCGGGGGTCCTGATGTGCTCTTCGGCGGCTATGGCGACGACGTCATGTTCGGCGAAGCGGGCGCAGACGTCATCTTCGGCGGAGACGGGCTCGACGCAGCCTTCGGGGGAGGTGGCGACGATGTCGTGCGCGGGTCGGCGGGCAGCGATGCCCTCTACGGCGGATCGGGCGACGACCTGGTCCGCGGAGGAGGCGGGGCAGACGCCTGCTTCGGGCAGGCGGGCCACGACCGCTCGACGAGCTGCCGGGTGCGCCGGCAGGGGTCCGTGGCCTACGGCCGGGCGCCGTACGTCGGGTTCGAGGTCGTCGTCGACGACGGTGTCGACGTCCCCGTGGAGCTCATGGCGGGCTGGGTCGATCGCACGCTCGGGGACGCCAGGAGCTGGGTCGCAGAGGGCGACGTCGGGTTGAAGCGGCTCCGGGAAGGGGGCGCCATGACCATCATCCTGGCGACCCCCTCGACCGTCGATCGGCTGTGCGCGCCGCTCGACACGGGCGGCTACTACTCGTGCCGCAACGGCCGCTGGGTCGCGATCAACATCGACCGCTGGCAGACGGCGACGAGTTGGTGGACCGCAGGCCTGACGGTGTACAGGCAGTACGTGGTCAACCACGAGGTCGGGCACTTCCTTGGGCACGGGCACGTGTCGTGCCCGGGCGCCGGCCGCATCGCCCCCGTGATGATGCAACAGACGAAAGGCCTCGACGGCTGCATCGCCAACGGATGGCCCTATCCGTGATCTCTCCCAGGTAGGGTCTGGGCCATGAGCCCACAGCAGCTCGCCGACCTGCTCGTCGCCACGGGAAGGGCCCATCACGACGCCTTCATCGACACGGATGGATTCGATCCCGACTGGCCATCCTGGTATGCGAACCACCTCGAGGAGGAGTTGCGCCTCGGCGGATACCGGGGGACGAAAGATGAGCTGGCAGAGCTCCTCGTAGAGCAGGATCAGGCCGTGCGAGGCGCTGGTCGGCAGGAGGACTGGGCCCGCGCCTACGCCGAGCATCTCTGGCCAGTGCTGCATGGATCGTGATCGCCTCGTCAAGCTGATCGAATCGAGTGACCTCGACGGCCTCGTGAGGTTCACCGACGGCTTGGTCGCCGCCCAGGAGTGGGCCGGCCTCGTCGAGCTGCGCGAGCGCTGCATGGAGGCCAACGAGCGCGGCAAGCAGGTGTGGGGAGCCGCCCACTTCGCCGAGTACCGGCTCGCCCTCCACTCGCCTCCGCCTTACTGCGTCGACGTGTTGCGCCCCAACGCGGGTCGCTTCGCCCTCGGCCCGCTGTGGGAGGTGGCGGCCTCGACGCACACGTGGGCCGAGCTGTCGGGCGTCGACGATGCGAGGTTGCGGACGTTGATCGGTCACGAGCGAGCGATACGCGGCGATCAGGTCCCGTCCGAGGTCGCCGACCGCCACGTCGTCGACGCGCCCCTCGGGCTCGAGAAGTGGGAGCCGCCGTACCCCGTCGCCGTCTACCGGTCCGACAAGGCCGACTTCCCCGAGTTGGATCACCCGACCCTGGCATGGGTGGAGCTGCCCGTCGAGCACGCCGCCGAAGCGGTCGAGTCGGCGGCCGTGGAGGCGCTCCTCGATCTCGTGCGTCCATGGATGGAGGAGTCGAACGGTCGGGCAGAGGCGGTCTGCGTCGAGGGGAACCACCTGGACGCCATCAGGGAGCTCGGTCCCGGCCGGGTGCGGATCGCTCGGGTCGATCCCGCCAGGGCGCTCGGGGCGATGGTCTGGGCCGGGGCGAGCGGCGGCGCCCATGGCAGGCGCAGAGGGACACCGGTTGGCAGGGGGCTGGCGTGGTTCGCGCTCGGAGCCCTCCTCGGACTCGAGGACGACTGGCCCGTCGAGGGCGATGAGCTCGGCGACGGCCTCGCCGAGCTCGAGTGGCATCTCTGGGATCCGGGGGACCAGGCCGGCGGGTGGGGTTTCCACCTGGCGGTCGTCGACCCGGAAGACGCCCTCGCCTGGGCGGTCACCGCCGTGGACGCCCCCTGACGACGCGTCGCCGCCCCCCTCCCTGGCGCGCTTCCGTTCTTGCGTACCACCATCGCACATGTGCGACCGTGGTACGCCAGAGCGCCCACACTCTCAGACGAGCGGCGCTACCTCTTCGGCGAGCCGATCCATGACCTCCACCTGGCGCTCGTAGCCGAGGGTCGGGAAGTAGGAACGGGCGACGAACCTCACGGGTACCCCGGCCGACTCACGGATCTCGTTGAGCGTGTCGACGATCTGCTGCGACGAGCCGACGGTGACGGCCCGGGCGATGAGTCGGGACCGGGTTGCCTCGCCGGGCGGCGGGGCGGCCGGCGGAGGACCCTGGCGCCTCGTCGACGCCTCCATGTCGGTGTACTTCCACGAGAGGTGCCACAGGTGCTCACCGATCTCGTCCCATCCGGTGTCCTCGTCCGCCGCCGGGTACAAGATGGAGTAGTGGTACCAGTCGAATGTCGCCGGGTCCCGCCCGATCGATTCGAGCTCGTCGGTCGCCCAGTCGACCTGCTGCCTGAACTTGGCGGCCGGTGCGTTTGCGAACAGGCCGTCGGACTTGCGAGCCGCCCGCCGTATCGCCGCCTCCGCACTACCCCCGATGAGGATCGGGATCCTGGCCTGCGGGGTCGGGCGCACGCCGACGAGTGGCACGTCGTACTGCCGGCCGTGGTGCTCGAACGGCTCGCCGCTCCACGCCTTCGGCAGTATGTCGAGGATCTCGTCCATGGCCCTGCCCCGCCCGGCGATCTCGGCGCCGAGCGCCGCGAACTCCGACTCGACCCAGCCGAGGCCGAGCCCCAGGACGAGCCGGCCCTTGCTGATGAGCTGGACGGTGGCGGCATCCTCTGCGAGCCGGAGCGGATGGTGGAGGGGAGCGAGCACCACTCCCGATCCGAGCGCGATGGTCGACGTCCTCGCCGCCATCGCCGCCATCGTCACCAGCAGCGACGGCATGTATCCGTCGTCTATGAAGTGGTGCTCCGTCGTCCAGACGGAGTCGTACCCTGCCGTCTCGGCGTGCACGGCCAGGCGCAGCGTCTCGTCGTATGCCCGCTCCCAGTCCGGAGGCGCGCCTGGATCGATCTGGGCCGAGAGCAGCCCGAAGCCGAGAGCCATGGTCCGTCAGCCGGCTTTGAGCGTCGGTGCCACGGACT from Acidimicrobiia bacterium encodes:
- a CDS encoding thiamine diphosphokinase, translated to MEAQAPNDHHGISQATSPVALVLVGGDRADGRLRARLPELAAVIAADSGLAQARVLGVAPTVVIGDMDSVDPTMLEEAASAGAEIERHPADKDATDIELALDRALQMECRSVIVVGGYGGRVDHLLGNALVLTAERFSTIDVEWWVAGTRIRVARQEVPVHIEGTAGDTVSLLAAAGDAHGVTTTGLRWSLENETLEAGSTRGISNELMGTAASVRVRRGVLLVVHGGRE
- a CDS encoding toxin-antitoxin system HicB family antitoxin yields the protein MDLTGVIAQVEAAATAQLDLASGDPAVEEAGAAILAALGPALRQAAIQLAELAAIEVAAQLESMSIDVVIRDGEPSLVVRSTEPAAPFSGDDLEARITVRLPERLKMELEEAAGELGDSVNAYVIKRLATSSGVKRRGNRVTKTFRT
- a CDS encoding DUF4097 family beta strand repeat-containing protein codes for the protein MTDQRQELVVDGPAVLDVTTYSGDIVLSDGQEGVLTVRVSGNGADRFTIEQRGNVVAVAPDGDGRGLGRRTSAGVTAEVPRRTEVELRSSSGNVIVQTTVGSAKIQVASGDVKMRQTTGDVSVKSASGDLYLGSIGGALRAQSASGDVRADDVGGDCMALVASGDIFIGSVAGRIDVKTASGDATFRDVQGDDFVAKTLSGNVRIGVPGRRIVEVDLHALSGSIKSNLTERDSGAADKTLTITVNTVSGDVYLLDA
- a CDS encoding 1-acyl-sn-glycerol-3-phosphate acyltransferase produces the protein MADIQESRSERFRRRIVTIPRSVLLFVVLTVAAPAVAALAALVDAIRFALFGKPAMALRMVAFAWVYLAAELWGITRFFGQWVAAGFGARQRWMVDRGWAVQCQWASTLLGAVQRLFDLDLRVVGLENAAPGPIIAMFRHASIIDNLLPAVLLTDQAGIKLRWIIKKELLGQPALDVGGNRLPNYFVDRDSKDPRGELRRIKAMTVGLREDEGVLIFPEGTRFSEERRARALERLAASDPAMHAAASRLRNVMPPRLGGVLTLLDSGADVVVCAHEGLGGFATLRDIWSGSLVGRTVRIELWRIAASDIPKARQERVAWLLETWQHVDDWIESAGDPPGA
- the udk gene encoding uridine kinase; protein product: MDSTPIRDWPLDGVDRPFVIGIAGGSGSGKTTIAEVVVESVGSGDVVLIPHDAYYRHAPHLPFDERTKVNYDHPDSLETELLIHHVEELRAGNGIDRPVYDFAEHLRTAGTIRIEPKPVVLIEGILVLAEPELRKVMDLKIYIDTDADLRVLRRLGRDLIERGRTVESVTKQYLATVRPMHLQFVEPSKRYADIIVPEGYNEGAVGTVTSMIRDVLAGRSVRAPVTPRGDRPPE
- a CDS encoding GDSL-type esterase/lipase family protein, encoding MRGAGSMLGEILYAAHRPDLPSLENQDPSVEVGAHDAPSIDIVVLGDSSVTAPGVEPLDAAWPRRVANHLADRYRVRLRSVAVGGAKVSDVLRDQLSAALAAPADIALVSVGANDALRGTTIAVYERDLDDVVRRLAARVSAVGLCGVGDIGTIPRLPTFVRSIGTVRARAFDRAIARVAARNPGVLKSTTWGPLWERFDRGDPEIFAADQFHASGEGHAVFAASIIPVVDRLVASLEPELSARRERRESST